A stretch of the Sphingosinithalassobacter tenebrarum genome encodes the following:
- a CDS encoding fimbrial biogenesis outer membrane usher protein — MAPPAVQAQDALAPAERVFRVTLPFLFDKSYKGDITSEVTTGGSVRVDVERMIALFGDRIAPATADAARALADDAGMVPIARLGDIGIDASYDAERLELDFAIAAERQGVQTLSAAAIGSGRHRSYIPESGFSASATVTVFQQYIWSSQTRTTGFEPVSLSSDIAANLGGADGVSLFGQLEYDGGRGGGFDRGNFQLFHDDEARAIRYALGDIAPGTAGFQTSPLMGGLSVERRYGEIQPLRSIRPSGQFSFVLDRQSTVDVVVNGSTLRTLQLSPGQYSLRDFPFFNGLNQVELYAVDDAGRRLIATFSQYYSARLLDRGILEFGVDAGVLQNRGGGDRYGGAPAFSGYARYGLTTNLTVGANLQLSDDQWNAGTELSLATPVGTIGLLASYSDHDAAGDGVALLASYEGAFGDLGPLQRVRVNLEAQKTSRSFTALTLATPYNAIDYRLSGRVSAALPARFSLGLAASYYAGRDAEPDQTRYAVNLSRSFGRLNVTGSLERLERSDARPETRGLLTLSLPLGRRRNLRGSYDTRANSATVELSSYRRDELGGLGYRVGVSRSDSETDLRGDVSYAANRFLARVSHNAVGTADGRITGQVSDYTLSTQIAIAGGQPAWGRPVGERFAIVRGHRTLDGAAINVWQGPVRERPQGRSAATGPALVSVGSAYLPTQLRVEVPEIPPGYDLGPGMYWTRPGPASGYLVTVGSNASRVIIGTAVDAGGAPLPLLGGKLLPVDRPDAEPILFFTNRAGRFVASGLAPGRYVLLLGPQGSGRAEIALPERAGANMRLGEIRFEGISAPPPQDQTGAAQAPATGEQP, encoded by the coding sequence ATGGCGCCGCCGGCAGTGCAGGCGCAGGATGCCCTGGCGCCCGCCGAACGCGTTTTCCGAGTCACGCTGCCTTTCCTGTTCGACAAGAGCTACAAGGGCGACATCACTTCCGAAGTGACCACCGGCGGATCCGTTCGAGTCGATGTCGAGCGCATGATCGCGCTGTTCGGTGATCGCATCGCACCGGCGACCGCCGACGCGGCGCGCGCGCTGGCCGATGACGCGGGCATGGTGCCGATCGCGCGGCTTGGCGATATCGGCATTGATGCCAGTTACGATGCGGAGCGGCTCGAGCTTGATTTCGCGATCGCGGCGGAGCGGCAGGGCGTGCAGACATTGTCGGCGGCGGCGATCGGCTCCGGGCGGCACCGGAGCTATATCCCCGAAAGCGGTTTTTCCGCCAGCGCGACGGTTACGGTCTTTCAGCAATATATCTGGTCCTCGCAGACCCGGACGACGGGATTCGAGCCGGTCAGCCTGTCGAGCGACATCGCGGCCAATCTGGGCGGCGCGGACGGGGTGAGCCTGTTTGGTCAGCTCGAATATGACGGCGGGCGCGGCGGCGGATTCGATCGCGGCAATTTCCAGCTGTTCCACGATGATGAAGCGCGCGCGATCCGCTATGCGCTCGGCGATATCGCGCCGGGGACAGCGGGCTTCCAGACCTCGCCGCTGATGGGCGGGCTATCGGTCGAGCGGCGCTATGGCGAAATCCAGCCGTTGCGCAGCATTCGCCCCTCGGGCCAGTTCAGCTTCGTCCTCGACCGGCAAAGCACGGTCGACGTCGTAGTCAACGGATCGACCCTGCGGACGCTCCAGCTTTCGCCGGGCCAGTACAGCCTGCGGGACTTTCCCTTCTTCAACGGCCTCAATCAGGTCGAGCTCTATGCCGTCGACGATGCCGGACGACGGCTGATCGCGACCTTTTCGCAATATTATTCGGCGCGGCTGCTCGATCGCGGCATCCTCGAATTCGGCGTCGATGCCGGCGTGCTTCAGAATCGCGGGGGCGGCGATCGCTATGGCGGCGCGCCGGCGTTCAGCGGCTATGCGCGCTACGGCCTGACCACCAACCTGACCGTCGGCGCCAATCTTCAGCTTTCGGACGATCAATGGAATGCCGGCACCGAGCTGTCACTGGCGACTCCGGTCGGTACGATCGGGCTGCTCGCTTCGTACAGCGATCACGATGCGGCGGGGGACGGCGTCGCACTGCTTGCCAGCTATGAAGGCGCGTTCGGCGACCTCGGCCCGCTGCAGCGGGTGCGCGTCAATCTGGAGGCGCAGAAGACCAGCCGCAGCTTCACTGCGCTGACGCTCGCCACGCCCTATAACGCGATCGACTATCGCCTGTCGGGCCGCGTGTCGGCGGCGCTGCCGGCGCGCTTCAGCCTCGGCCTTGCCGCGTCCTATTATGCCGGGCGCGACGCCGAGCCCGATCAGACGCGCTATGCCGTCAACCTCAGCCGCAGCTTCGGTCGGCTGAACGTTACCGGATCGCTCGAACGGCTCGAACGATCCGATGCGCGCCCCGAAACGCGCGGCCTGCTGACGCTGTCGCTGCCGCTCGGGCGCCGTCGCAACCTGCGCGGCAGCTATGACACGCGCGCCAACAGCGCGACGGTGGAGCTTTCCAGCTATCGGCGCGACGAACTGGGCGGGCTGGGCTATCGCGTCGGCGTGTCGCGCAGCGACAGCGAAACCGATTTGCGCGGCGATGTCAGCTATGCCGCCAATCGCTTCCTCGCGCGAGTCAGCCACAATGCGGTCGGTACGGCCGACGGGCGGATCACCGGGCAGGTTTCCGACTACACCCTGTCGACGCAGATCGCGATCGCGGGCGGACAGCCGGCCTGGGGCCGCCCCGTCGGCGAGCGTTTCGCCATCGTGCGCGGGCATCGCACGCTCGACGGTGCCGCGATCAACGTGTGGCAGGGGCCGGTGCGCGAAAGGCCGCAAGGGCGCAGCGCAGCGACCGGCCCGGCGCTGGTATCGGTGGGCAGCGCCTATCTGCCCACGCAGTTGCGTGTCGAAGTGCCCGAAATCCCCCCCGGCTATGATCTCGGCCCAGGTATGTACTGGACCCGGCCGGGCCCGGCGAGCGGCTATCTGGTGACGGTCGGTTCGAATGCCTCGCGCGTCATTATCGGCACCGCCGTCGATGCCGGTGGCGCGCCGCTGCCGCTGCTCGGCGGCAAGCTGTTGCCCGTCGACCGGCCGGATGCGGAGCCGATCCTGTTCTTCACCAATCGCGCGGGCCGGTTCGTCGCCTCCGGGCTGGCGCCGGGCCGCTATGTGCTGCTGCTTGGCCCGCAGGGCAGCGGCCGCGCCGAAATCGCGCTGCCCGAACGGGCCGGCGCGAACATGCGTCTGGGCGAAATACGGTTCGAAGGCATTTCCGCGCCGCCGCCGCAGGACCAGACGGGTGCGGCGCAGGCGCCTGCTACGGGAGAGCAGCCATGA
- a CDS encoding TolC family protein, which translates to MKRPLFLAALLFAAAPALAQRADLPPEPAIAQALDSHPSVEAAAQRVAAARAEAGMLRRGPHEVTVGGSYLRRSVDREGGFDEFDGTVTRAFRLPGKARLDRRAGELGVEVAENMQEDARHQAALMLSDRWHDWQIAGALVRLDAEAVANYRAELRAIRDRADVRDASWLDVDQVESALALAETRLADSRAAEAQARVALASAFPGLPLPPQAPPMTEPELPPESIDTLCALVISRSHEIGAAARDAERLDTVAMRIERDRFADPSVGVRLFSERSGAERGAGLVFSLPLGGGYRRSVADQARAQAGAARFDEARVRREVAETARSDAVAVGARMSAWESAGRAVDAASSASRRSQRGYRLGAIDMADMLYVRRQEIEARRAEIRARGEALRAILKIRIDSHTVWAPDED; encoded by the coding sequence ATGAAACGCCCCCTTTTCCTTGCCGCGCTGCTGTTCGCTGCCGCGCCCGCGCTGGCGCAGCGTGCCGATCTCCCGCCCGAGCCGGCAATCGCGCAAGCGCTCGACAGCCATCCATCGGTCGAGGCCGCAGCCCAGCGTGTGGCAGCGGCGCGCGCTGAAGCGGGAATGCTCCGCCGCGGTCCGCATGAGGTTACCGTAGGCGGCAGCTATCTGCGCCGCAGCGTCGATCGCGAAGGCGGGTTCGACGAATTTGACGGCACCGTCACGCGCGCCTTCCGCCTGCCCGGCAAGGCGCGGCTCGACCGGCGCGCGGGCGAACTGGGAGTCGAGGTCGCCGAGAATATGCAGGAGGATGCGCGCCATCAGGCCGCACTGATGCTCTCCGACCGCTGGCACGACTGGCAGATCGCCGGCGCACTGGTGCGTCTCGATGCCGAGGCGGTCGCCAACTACCGTGCCGAGCTGCGCGCGATCCGCGACCGCGCCGATGTCCGCGATGCTTCCTGGCTCGATGTCGACCAGGTCGAATCGGCGCTCGCGCTCGCCGAAACGCGGCTGGCGGATTCGCGCGCCGCCGAGGCGCAGGCGCGCGTCGCGCTGGCAAGCGCCTTTCCCGGCCTGCCGCTGCCGCCGCAGGCCCCGCCAATGACCGAACCCGAATTGCCGCCCGAAAGCATCGACACACTGTGTGCGCTGGTGATCAGCCGCAGCCACGAGATCGGCGCCGCCGCGCGCGATGCCGAGCGGCTCGACACCGTGGCGATGCGCATCGAGCGCGACCGGTTCGCCGATCCCTCGGTCGGCGTACGGCTGTTCAGCGAGCGCAGCGGCGCCGAACGCGGCGCGGGGCTGGTCTTCTCGCTGCCACTTGGCGGAGGATATCGCCGCTCGGTCGCCGATCAGGCGCGTGCGCAAGCCGGAGCCGCCCGGTTCGACGAGGCACGCGTTCGCCGCGAAGTGGCGGAAACCGCGAGAAGCGACGCGGTTGCCGTGGGCGCACGCATGTCCGCCTGGGAATCGGCCGGCCGTGCTGTCGATGCGGCATCCTCTGCCTCGCGGCGATCCCAGCGTGGCTATCGCCTCGGCGCGATCGACATGGCCGACATGCTCTATGTCCGCCGGCAGGAGATCGAGGCGCGCCGCGCCGAAATTCGCGCCCGCGGCGAAGCACTGCGCGCGATTCTCAAGATTCGCATCGATTCGCATACCGTCTGGGCGCCCGACGAAGACTGA
- a CDS encoding DUF3240 family protein encodes MADVLLTIHCARSDATAIARALRDATGVAVHEIDEAVHGHDFGDADTAEQVSGELRRSLLQLLVSRDHVEPTVEAARTARRRLPIRWHAVAVLASGRCE; translated from the coding sequence ATGGCTGACGTCCTGCTCACCATTCACTGCGCGCGGTCCGACGCCACTGCGATCGCACGCGCGCTGCGCGACGCAACCGGCGTAGCCGTCCATGAAATCGACGAGGCCGTGCATGGCCATGATTTCGGCGACGCCGACACCGCCGAACAGGTGTCGGGCGAGTTGCGCCGCAGCCTGCTCCAGCTGCTGGTTTCGCGGGATCACGTCGAGCCGACCGTCGAAGCCGCCCGTACCGCGCGGCGGCGCCTGCCGATACGCTGGCATGCCGTCGCGGTTCTCGCCAGCGGGAGATGCGAATGA
- a CDS encoding efflux RND transporter permease subunit: protein MLRSLVAAALSYRLLVLALAAVVAGLGAWAFVTLPVDAYPDIAPTQVKIILKAPGMTPEEVETRVITPIEMEMLGLPDQAILRSTAKYAIADITIDFNEGTDIYWARQQVTERLSGVMGDLPASVAGGLAPISTPLSEVYMFTIEGPLSLQEKRTLLDWTIRPALRTVPGVADVNALGGAVRTFEVRPDFAAMAQAGVSIADLRDAIESGNRNDGAGRLSTGEEALIVRAVGAIQSTGDLESVVVASRPEGIVRVGDLATVTTGSLTRYGAVTKDGKGEAVEGLVIALRGADARKVVDGVRERIAELEKTLPAGTTLSVFYDRSDLITRAVGTVEEALLEATVLVVILLILFLGDWRAAAIVAVTLPMAALITFLFMKGMGLSANLMSLGGLAIAIGMLVDGAVVVVENIVERLSHEAEGSHPRLNKVFRATSDVIVPVSAGIVIIALVFLPLLSLQGLEGKLFAPVALTIVFALAGSLLLALTLVPVLSSFGLRGHHGDPWIMRQMAPRYRALLHGAFARKPVVYGLSFLGLVLAVFAYGGVGKTFMPTMDEGSVILQTTKLPTIGLDHSVAGDLAVQQAVMAQVPEIESMITRVGSDELGLDPMGLNEADNFVKLKPREQWRGDKQLIIDGMRAAMEGVPGIEPTITQPIEMRVSEMLTGARGDLAVKIFGPDTDMLADLAGQIQGVLRGVPGAAEVMTVANDQVDYLQLRIDRAAAGRYGMPVDMLQDAMRSQVEGVHAGVVAEGQKRVPIVIRGDEALRNDPARFGDVMVRTPAGVTARASDMARIERVEGPVKLDHENGSRYALVQAFVSGRDLVGYVDEAQAAVAAKVKLPAGYRLVWGGQFENQQRASARLMLVIPVALLLIFFVLFATLRSLRASILILANIPFAMVGGIVSLWLSGEYLSVPASVGFIALLGIAVLNGLVLVAYFRQLRAEGVPLAETVRVGAERRLRPVMMTATITAFGLVPLLFATGPGSEIQRPLAVVVIGGLITSTLLTLILLPILYERFGEGREEHGEELVDG from the coding sequence ATGCTGCGTTCGCTCGTCGCCGCCGCGCTTTCCTATCGCCTGCTCGTGCTGGCGCTCGCGGCAGTAGTCGCCGGGCTCGGTGCCTGGGCCTTCGTCACCCTCCCGGTCGATGCCTATCCCGATATCGCACCCACTCAGGTCAAGATCATCCTGAAGGCGCCGGGGATGACGCCCGAGGAAGTCGAAACCCGCGTGATCACGCCGATCGAGATGGAAATGCTGGGGCTGCCCGATCAGGCGATCCTGCGCTCGACGGCGAAATACGCGATCGCCGACATCACCATCGATTTCAACGAAGGCACCGACATCTACTGGGCGCGCCAGCAGGTGACCGAACGCCTGTCGGGAGTGATGGGCGACTTGCCGGCGTCGGTCGCGGGCGGGCTCGCGCCGATCTCCACGCCGCTTTCCGAAGTCTATATGTTCACCATCGAAGGACCGCTCAGCCTTCAGGAGAAGCGGACGCTGCTCGACTGGACGATCCGCCCGGCACTGCGCACCGTGCCCGGCGTGGCGGACGTCAACGCGCTGGGCGGCGCGGTGCGCACCTTCGAAGTGCGTCCCGATTTCGCCGCGATGGCGCAGGCGGGCGTCAGCATTGCCGATCTGCGCGACGCGATCGAAAGCGGCAATCGCAACGACGGCGCCGGGCGCCTTTCCACTGGCGAAGAGGCGCTGATCGTCCGCGCGGTGGGCGCGATCCAGTCGACCGGCGACCTTGAGTCGGTGGTCGTCGCCAGCCGTCCCGAAGGGATCGTCCGCGTCGGCGATCTCGCCACCGTCACTACCGGCAGCCTGACGCGCTATGGCGCGGTGACCAAGGACGGCAAGGGCGAAGCGGTCGAAGGGCTGGTGATCGCGCTGCGCGGTGCCGATGCACGCAAGGTGGTCGACGGCGTGCGCGAGCGCATCGCCGAACTCGAAAAAACGCTGCCTGCGGGCACCACCCTCTCGGTCTTCTATGATCGCTCCGATCTCATCACCCGCGCCGTCGGCACGGTGGAGGAGGCGCTGCTCGAAGCCACGGTGCTGGTGGTGATCCTGCTGATTCTCTTCCTTGGCGACTGGCGCGCGGCGGCGATCGTCGCCGTCACGCTGCCGATGGCGGCGCTGATCACCTTCCTCTTCATGAAGGGGATGGGGCTGTCGGCCAATTTGATGAGTCTCGGAGGACTCGCCATTGCGATCGGCATGCTCGTCGACGGCGCGGTCGTGGTGGTCGAGAATATCGTCGAGCGGCTGAGCCATGAAGCGGAGGGCAGCCACCCGCGGCTCAACAAGGTGTTCCGCGCGACCAGTGACGTGATCGTGCCGGTTTCGGCGGGCATCGTCATCATTGCGCTGGTGTTCCTGCCGCTGCTTTCGCTGCAGGGGCTGGAGGGCAAGCTGTTCGCACCCGTCGCGCTCACCATCGTCTTCGCGCTCGCCGGATCGCTGCTGCTCGCGCTCACGCTGGTGCCGGTGCTGTCCTCTTTCGGCCTGCGCGGGCATCATGGCGATCCGTGGATCATGCGGCAGATGGCGCCGCGCTATCGCGCGCTGCTCCACGGCGCCTTCGCCCGAAAGCCGGTCGTCTATGGCCTGTCCTTCCTCGGGCTGGTGCTCGCGGTGTTCGCCTATGGCGGCGTGGGCAAGACGTTCATGCCGACGATGGACGAAGGATCGGTGATCCTGCAGACGACCAAGCTGCCGACGATCGGCCTCGATCACTCGGTGGCGGGCGATCTGGCCGTCCAGCAGGCAGTGATGGCGCAGGTCCCCGAAATCGAAAGCATGATCACCCGCGTCGGATCGGACGAGCTGGGGCTCGATCCGATGGGCCTCAACGAAGCCGACAATTTCGTGAAGCTGAAACCGCGCGAGCAATGGCGCGGCGACAAGCAGCTGATCATCGACGGCATGCGCGCCGCGATGGAAGGCGTGCCGGGCATCGAGCCGACGATAACCCAGCCGATCGAAATGCGCGTTTCGGAAATGCTCACCGGCGCGCGCGGCGATCTGGCGGTCAAGATTTTCGGGCCGGACACCGATATGCTCGCCGATCTGGCCGGGCAGATCCAGGGCGTGCTGCGCGGTGTGCCCGGCGCCGCCGAAGTGATGACCGTCGCCAACGACCAGGTCGATTATCTCCAGCTGCGGATCGATCGCGCGGCGGCGGGGCGCTATGGCATGCCGGTCGACATGCTGCAGGACGCGATGCGCTCGCAGGTCGAGGGCGTCCATGCCGGTGTCGTCGCCGAAGGGCAGAAGCGCGTGCCCATCGTCATTCGCGGCGACGAAGCGCTGCGCAACGATCCGGCGCGCTTTGGCGATGTGATGGTGCGCACGCCCGCAGGCGTAACGGCGCGCGCCAGCGACATGGCGCGGATCGAACGCGTCGAAGGGCCGGTGAAGCTCGATCACGAAAACGGGTCACGCTATGCACTGGTGCAGGCATTCGTCTCGGGCCGCGATCTGGTCGGCTATGTCGACGAGGCGCAAGCGGCGGTCGCTGCGAAAGTGAAGCTGCCCGCCGGATACCGGCTCGTCTGGGGCGGCCAGTTCGAGAATCAACAGCGCGCCTCGGCGCGGCTGATGCTGGTGATCCCGGTGGCGCTGCTGCTCATCTTCTTCGTGCTGTTCGCCACGCTGCGTTCGTTGCGCGCCTCGATCCTGATCCTCGCCAACATTCCCTTCGCGATGGTCGGCGGCATCGTCTCGCTGTGGCTCTCGGGCGAGTATCTGTCGGTTCCCGCCTCGGTAGGGTTCATCGCGCTGCTCGGCATCGCGGTGCTCAACGGGCTCGTGCTCGTCGCCTATTTCCGCCAGCTGCGCGCCGAGGGCGTGCCGCTCGCCGAAACCGTGCGGGTCGGCGCCGAGCGGCGGCTGCGCCCGGTGATGATGACCGCAACGATCACCGCGTTCGGGCTGGTGCCGCTGCTTTTCGCCACCGGGCCGGGTTCGGAAATCCAGCGACCGCTCGCTGTGGTGGTGATCGGCGGGCTGATCACCTCGACGCTGCTGACGCTGATCCTGCTGCCGATCCTCTACGAACGCTTCGGCGAAGGACGCGAAGAGCATGGAGAGGAACTGGTCGATGGCTGA
- a CDS encoding efflux RND transporter periplasmic adaptor subunit — protein sequence MAQQRTRWIGGAALVAAIAAGGWWFLAPPDVTPPPAESTAAEPAALPETLRLPAQEARAIGLEWAIVEAVEQAPIAALSGTIEPPANARVAVTALFGGVIEHSYVVEGSAVRKGQPLAVVRSPEILSLHSDLVRAQARLGIARSTAQRLDQLSDAGVIAGARAEEARASLREAEADVAEKRRILALAGGSGSDGSYRLRAPISGRVTSVTATTGDRLDGGSAPFVIDAAGAYEVNAQLPERFAGRVHPGMQVRLGDVTGTVSSVGTTLDPETRSLLLKARVPAGPGVISGGIVTVTVLGPAPSGAVMVPASAVTTLNGTQTVFVRTQDGVATREVRLGEGSADDMALVLSGLNPGDQVVKRGTSELKALVLAQ from the coding sequence ATGGCTCAGCAGCGAACACGTTGGATCGGCGGTGCAGCCCTTGTCGCCGCCATTGCCGCCGGGGGATGGTGGTTTCTCGCACCCCCCGATGTCACCCCGCCGCCTGCGGAATCGACGGCTGCTGAGCCAGCCGCCCTGCCCGAGACGCTTCGGCTCCCGGCGCAGGAGGCACGAGCGATCGGGCTCGAATGGGCTATTGTCGAAGCAGTCGAACAGGCGCCGATCGCGGCGCTGAGCGGGACGATCGAACCGCCGGCCAACGCCCGCGTCGCAGTGACGGCGCTGTTCGGCGGCGTGATCGAGCACAGCTATGTCGTCGAAGGGTCGGCGGTGCGTAAGGGACAGCCGCTCGCGGTCGTCCGCAGCCCCGAAATCCTGTCGCTCCATTCCGATCTGGTCCGCGCGCAGGCGCGTCTCGGCATCGCGCGCTCGACAGCGCAGCGGCTCGATCAGCTCAGCGACGCCGGCGTGATCGCCGGTGCGCGTGCCGAGGAAGCGCGCGCATCGCTGCGCGAAGCCGAGGCGGATGTCGCCGAAAAGCGACGCATCCTCGCGCTGGCGGGCGGGTCGGGCAGCGACGGCAGCTACCGGCTGCGCGCGCCGATTTCGGGCCGCGTCACCAGCGTCACCGCGACCACCGGCGACCGGCTGGACGGCGGCTCCGCTCCGTTCGTGATCGACGCGGCAGGCGCCTATGAAGTCAATGCGCAGCTGCCCGAACGGTTCGCCGGTCGCGTCCATCCGGGCATGCAGGTGCGGCTGGGCGACGTCACCGGCACGGTCTCTTCGGTCGGCACGACGCTCGATCCCGAAACCCGCTCGCTGCTGCTGAAGGCGCGTGTTCCCGCGGGACCAGGCGTGATTTCGGGCGGCATCGTGACGGTGACCGTGCTCGGACCGGCACCTTCTGGCGCAGTGATGGTGCCCGCGTCTGCGGTGACCACGCTCAACGGCACGCAAACCGTGTTCGTGCGCACGCAGGATGGCGTCGCGACTCGCGAGGTGCGGCTCGGCGAAGGCAGCGCGGACGACATGGCGCTGGTGCTTTCGGGGCTGAATCCGGGCGATCAGGTGGTGAAACGCGGAACGAGCGAGCTCAAGGCGCTCGTGCTGGCGCAATAA
- a CDS encoding sensor histidine kinase: MQRSSISRRLTQGLALVGLAGTLLLFLFVAIEYGMTFSTFFDREALPRVIHELSEHVLMPVLVLIVPMTLAARWVIRRSLAPLADAAERVDAAPEMARGFRIETGQLPLEAVPFADSVNALLARLDRAAGDQEAFAADVAHELRTPLTLLALEMDRLDPETAAPLRRDIAHMRRLVDQLMLLAQIDADNAAQVPQTPIDLAELAADVAGRLAPLAVSQDRLIAVEGEAAAQVNGRREALAAALRNLIENALRVTPAGGTVTLRVGPGATIAVCDEGDGLSREQLDRLVRRHRRGDHASVDGAGLGLAIVARIMAAHGGSVTAEPEHKAVRLRFVTDTK; encoded by the coding sequence ATGCAGCGTTCCTCCATCTCGCGACGACTTACCCAGGGCCTTGCGCTGGTCGGGCTCGCCGGGACGCTGCTGCTCTTCCTCTTCGTCGCCATCGAATATGGCATGACCTTCTCGACCTTCTTCGATCGCGAGGCTCTGCCGCGCGTGATCCACGAATTGTCCGAACATGTGCTGATGCCGGTACTAGTGCTTATCGTGCCGATGACGCTGGCCGCGCGCTGGGTGATCCGCCGGTCGCTGGCGCCGCTGGCCGATGCCGCCGAGCGAGTCGATGCCGCGCCCGAAATGGCACGCGGCTTTCGCATCGAAACCGGACAATTGCCGCTCGAGGCGGTTCCCTTCGCCGATTCGGTCAATGCGCTGCTCGCCCGGCTCGACCGGGCGGCCGGAGATCAGGAGGCCTTTGCCGCAGACGTCGCCCATGAACTGCGCACGCCGCTGACGCTGCTCGCACTCGAAATGGACCGCCTCGACCCCGAGACCGCAGCGCCGCTGCGGCGGGACATCGCCCATATGCGGCGGCTGGTCGACCAGCTGATGCTGCTGGCCCAGATCGATGCGGACAATGCGGCGCAGGTGCCGCAAACGCCGATCGATCTCGCCGAACTCGCCGCCGATGTCGCCGGGCGGCTTGCACCGCTCGCGGTCTCGCAGGATCGCCTGATCGCAGTCGAAGGCGAAGCGGCGGCGCAAGTGAACGGCCGGCGCGAGGCGCTGGCCGCCGCGCTGCGCAACCTGATCGAGAATGCGCTGCGCGTCACGCCCGCGGGCGGTACGGTGACGCTGCGCGTCGGGCCGGGCGCGACGATCGCAGTGTGCGACGAAGGCGATGGGCTGAGCCGCGAGCAGCTCGACCGGCTTGTCCGCCGTCACCGCCGCGGCGACCATGCCAGCGTGGACGGCGCCGGGCTGGGCCTTGCCATCGTCGCACGAATCATGGCGGCGCATGGCGGCAGCGTCACCGCCGAACCGGAGCACAAAGCGGTGCGGCTTCGATTCGTAACCGACACGAAATAG
- a CDS encoding GIY-YIG nuclease family protein, translated as MTISESDVGVLTFADLLVIGGFRPSDVRLLRHQTIAPNGRTPFALWRDDLSAFEDYQAVQTIANRSKLAAPFWASFVASHGDTLFVGMYSARRSGSVAPERIDPLSGLSEGELGNENPDRYVTELLPDLAGYIGRLTIDWGPGLRSWVQRGDRKPKPILELRPEFKDPPYPGHSRLIIALSDVANLPVGWREVLRASRGVYLLTCPRTKEQYVGSACGENGFLGRWQSYLSNAHGGNIELKSREPSDYQVCILEVAGSSSTEYDIRALEGLWKLKLQSREMGLNRN; from the coding sequence GTGACCATCAGCGAGAGTGACGTGGGCGTACTTACATTTGCCGATCTTTTGGTGATTGGAGGTTTCCGTCCTTCTGATGTCCGGCTCTTGCGGCACCAAACAATCGCACCCAACGGTCGAACCCCGTTTGCACTCTGGCGGGATGATCTTTCAGCATTCGAGGACTATCAAGCAGTTCAGACCATTGCCAACCGGAGTAAGTTGGCAGCGCCATTCTGGGCAAGTTTTGTGGCATCTCACGGCGATACATTATTCGTGGGGATGTACTCGGCGAGGCGGTCGGGCTCCGTCGCGCCTGAACGCATCGATCCTCTTTCTGGCCTCAGTGAAGGGGAACTCGGCAACGAAAATCCGGATCGATATGTGACGGAGTTGCTCCCGGATTTGGCGGGATACATAGGCCGCTTGACGATTGATTGGGGGCCGGGACTCCGAAGCTGGGTACAGAGAGGTGATCGGAAACCGAAGCCAATTCTTGAACTGCGCCCCGAGTTCAAAGACCCACCTTATCCCGGCCACTCTCGCCTAATAATTGCACTCTCAGATGTCGCGAATCTCCCCGTTGGTTGGCGGGAAGTTCTGCGAGCATCTCGCGGCGTCTACCTTCTAACCTGCCCAAGAACCAAGGAGCAGTATGTCGGCTCAGCGTGCGGTGAGAACGGCTTTCTCGGCAGGTGGCAAAGCTATTTAAGCAACGCCCACGGCGGCAACATCGAGCTTAAGAGCAGGGAACCAAGCGACTACCAAGTTTGCATTCTTGAGGTCGCGGGAAGCTCCTCCACTGAGTACGATATTCGTGCGCTCGAAGGCCTATGGAAACTGAAATTGCAAAGCCGCGAAATGGGGCTCAACCGGAACTAG